In the genome of Nonomuraea sp. NBC_00507, the window GCACCCCTGCCTCCATGGCTCCGAGCGGATTGCCCCCGGCGGCGATCGTGTGCAACCCCCACCGGGTACGCGTCAGCACCACATGCAGAAAGGCCACGATCCCCAGAGCCCACCAGAGATGCGCCCACGGTGCGGCCCCGAGCCACGAGCCGATCGTCCCGTCGACCGGCTCGGGGATCTCGGCGGGATAGGCGTGCGACGTGGTGAGCACGATCCCGGTCACCGCGTAGAACGTGCCCAGCGTGGTCACGAACGACGGCACCCGCAGCACCACGGTGACGAACCCGTTCACGAACCCGATGGCCGTCCCCGTCAGCAGCGCCAGCAGGATCGCCGGGATCGCCGGGAAGCCCCAGAAGTCGATCGCGTAGTGCATCATGAACGGCGCCAGCGCCGCCACCACCCCGACCGACAGGTCGATCTCTCCGCTGACCAGCAGCAACACGGTCCCGCACGCCACGATGGCGGCCGGCGCGGCGGCCTGGGTGATGTTGACCAGGTTGTCCGGAGTCAGGAACACGTCCGTGGCCGACACGAAGTACAGCCCCAGAGCGATCGCGACCACCAGGACGCCGGCCTCCCGGTGCTTCAGGAACGCCTCCCGCAGGCTACGCATGGGGAATGGGGCCGGTGCGGGACACGAGCTTCTGCGCCGTGTCGGAGCCCTCGAAGCGGGTCTTGGTCGTCTGGTACGGCCCCACGTTGTCCTTCGTCACGAACAGCAGCCCCGTGTTC includes:
- a CDS encoding ABC transporter permease, with the protein product MRSLREAFLKHREAGVLVVAIALGLYFVSATDVFLTPDNLVNITQAAAPAAIVACGTVLLLVSGEIDLSVGVVAALAPFMMHYAIDFWGFPAIPAILLALLTGTAIGFVNGFVTVVLRVPSFVTTLGTFYAVTGIVLTTSHAYPAEIPEPVDGTIGSWLGAAPWAHLWWALGIVAFLHVVLTRTRWGLHTIAAGGNPLGAMEAGVRTGRVKMGNFMIGGSLGAFAGLIEAFRIHTIDPNIGGGTGLMFTAVSAAVIGGTALAGGSGTIVGGALGALVLAVLQNGMNLIGISANPYFLILGAAILLSMIANVTLTRLRRAGRT